A genomic window from Gemmatimonadaceae bacterium includes:
- the nth gene encoding endonuclease III, giving the protein MRRARKRGAALKAHAAEVHRRLLALYPDAHCELDYRNPYELAVATILSAQCTDKRVNLVTPELFRRWPDAEALSEAPREEIEQVIQSTGFFRNKAKSLSGFAKGVVREHGGTVPAEMEPLIALPGIGRKTANVVLGNAFGINEGVVVDTHVQRIAGRLGLTKETDPVMVERALMPLFPREGWTMLSHLMIWHGRRTCDARKPKCGACTLADICPSAEIV; this is encoded by the coding sequence GTGAGACGAGCGCGAAAGCGCGGCGCGGCGCTCAAGGCCCACGCCGCCGAGGTCCATCGCAGGCTGCTCGCGCTCTACCCCGACGCGCACTGCGAGCTCGACTATCGCAATCCCTACGAGCTGGCCGTCGCGACCATCCTCTCGGCGCAGTGCACGGACAAGCGCGTGAACCTCGTGACGCCCGAGCTGTTCCGCCGCTGGCCCGACGCCGAGGCGCTCAGCGAGGCGCCGCGCGAGGAGATCGAACAGGTCATTCAGAGCACCGGCTTCTTCCGCAACAAGGCCAAGTCGCTCTCGGGTTTCGCCAAGGGCGTGGTGCGCGAGCACGGCGGCACGGTGCCCGCCGAGATGGAACCGCTCATCGCGCTGCCGGGTATCGGGCGCAAGACCGCGAACGTGGTGCTCGGGAATGCCTTCGGCATCAACGAAGGCGTCGTCGTGGACACCCACGTGCAGCGGATCGCCGGGCGACTCGGTCTCACCAAGGAGACCGACCCCGTGATGGTGGAGCGGGCGCTGATGCCGCTCTTCCCCCGCGAGGGCTGGACGATGCTCTCGCACCTGATGATCTGGCACGGCCGCCGTACCTGCGACGCACGCAAGCCCAAGTGCGGCGCCTGTACACTGGCCGATATCTGCCCCTCCGCCGAGATTGTGTGA
- a CDS encoding peptidylprolyl isomerase — MKTATFETNKGTITAELHEKDAPGTVANFEKLANEGFYDNIRFHRVIPEFVVQGGCPNAKIGGTPKGPPGTGGPGYKIKCETAGNPQTHKVGALSMAHAGKDTGGSQFFMVLSEANTRHLNGVHTVFGQITAGLDVMNQLTDRDHMVTVRVA, encoded by the coding sequence ATGAAGACCGCTACCTTCGAAACCAACAAGGGCACCATCACCGCCGAGCTGCACGAGAAGGACGCGCCCGGCACGGTCGCCAATTTCGAGAAGCTTGCCAACGAAGGCTTCTACGACAACATCCGCTTTCACCGCGTGATCCCTGAGTTCGTGGTGCAGGGCGGCTGCCCGAACGCCAAGATCGGCGGCACGCCCAAGGGCCCGCCGGGCACCGGCGGTCCGGGCTACAAGATCAAGTGCGAGACCGCGGGCAATCCGCAGACACACAAGGTCGGTGCCCTCTCGATGGCGCACGCCGGCAAGGATACCGGCGGCTCGCAATTCTTTATGGTGCTCAGCGAGGCCAACACGCGACACCTGAATGGCGTGCACACGGTGTTCGGCCAGATTACCGCCGGGCTGGACGTGATGAACCAGCTCACCGACCGCGACCATATGGTGACCGTTCGGGTCGCCTGA